One Pagrus major chromosome 11, Pma_NU_1.0 genomic region harbors:
- the zar1 gene encoding zygote arrest protein 1 → MATYGDEPVDSYFYSSYGPYAGRYPRSKDSGWKYKSYLSHYGDTAEAFNNHQRAQLKSILSQINPKLTPRLRKANTKDVAVQVNPKRDASAQCSLGPRSLQALKGDFWRKGRQEPATPGSPKAAGGVRYPRTLAVYSPIAYRSVTSFLVDENNNEEASCGEEAQAGEPPGEPPGTKSDENRAGEEGKTAKVPDKRKKTKFKQQVTSENNEPETEGLKGRARVRFQFLEQKYGYYHCRECNLRWESAYVWCVQGTNKVYFKQYCRKCQKEFNPYRVEDITCHTCNKARCSCAVTQRHVDPKRPHRQDLCGRCKGKRLSCESTFSFKYIV, encoded by the exons ATGGCGACGTATGGTGACGAGCCAGTCGACAGCTATTTCTATTCATCTTACGGCCCCTACGCGGGCAGATACCCCCGGTCTAAAGACTCGGGCTGGAAATATAAAAGTTACCTCTCCCACTATGGCGACACAGCGGAGGCCTTCAACAACCACCAGCGCGCCCAGCTCAAGTCCATCTTGTCTCAAATCAATCCAAAGCTCACCCCGAGGCTCCGGAAGGCCAACACTAAAGACGTGGCGGTGCAGGTGAACCCGAAGAGAGACGCCTCGGCGCAGTGCTCCCTCGGCCCGCGGAGCCTCCAGGCCCTGAAGGGGGACTTCTGGCGCAAAGGGAGGCAGGAGCCCGCGACGCCCGGCAGCCCCAAAGCGGCCGGCGGTGTGCGGTACCCCCGCACCCTCGCCGTGTACTCACCCATCGCCTACAGAAGCGTCACCTCCTTCCTGGTCGACGAGAACAACAATGAGGAAGCCTCCTGTGGTGAGGAGGCGCAGGCCGGAGAGCCGCCCGGAGAGCCGCCCGGGACGAAGAGCGACGAAAACCGGGCTGGTGAGGAGGGAAAGACCGCGAAGGTCCCAGACAAacgcaaaaaaacaaagttcaagCAGCAGGTGACGAGTGAAAACAACGAACCGGAGACCGAGGGGTTAAAGGGCAGGGCGCGCGTGCGTTTCCAG TTTCTGGAGCAGAAGTACGGATATTATCACTGCAGAGAATGCAATCTGCGATGGGAGAGCGCCTACGTTTGGTGCGTTCAGGGCACCAACAAG GTTTACTTCAAACAGTACTGTAGGAAATGCCAAAAGGAGTTCAACCCATACCGTGTTGAAGACATCACATGTCAC ACGTGCAACAAAGCACGTTGTTCCTGCGCAGTAACACAACGCCACGTTGACCCCAAGCGGCCCCACAGACAGGACTTGTGCGGCAGATGCAAAGGCAAGCGGCTGTCCTGCGAGAGCACGTTCAGCTTCAAATACATCGTCTAG
- the slc10a4 gene encoding sodium/bile acid cotransporter 4 encodes MENSSLLGGEAQNAGLIDFVMSDTLKQVVDSPEDSVIAGFSSAIFLEGSRFRTVGVAEFMAAPPTESPHLMPAFWDSPLSHGINVFVGLVLCFTMLGLGCTVDVSQLGEHIRRPIGVLLALVCQFVIMPLVAFLLALAFSLDDVAAMAVLLCGCCPGGNLSNIMSLLVHGEMNLSIVMTISSTLLALVLMPLCLWIYSRAWINTPVVNLMPFGAIILTLCSTLIPIGLGVMLRYRYTRVADIVLKASLWSLLVTLVMLFILTGAMLGPELLSTIPPSVYVVAILMPLCGYAAGYGLAVLFDLPPSSRRSVSLETGCQNVQLCTAILKLAFPPQLMGGMYMFPLLYALFQAAEAGIFILAYKMYRKKVLHKPDPMADGEDITYQRFHDDEDFDTSYGAVTVSDPNTIMLDPCPPDPTPV; translated from the exons ATGGAGAACTCCAGCCTGTTGGGTGGCGAAGCACAAAACGCTGGCTTGATAGACTTTGTAATGTCGGACACTTTGAAACAAGTTGTGGATTCCCCGGAGGACAGTGTCATTGCTGGATTCAGTAGTGCCATCTTCCTTGAAGGCAGCAGATTCAGGACTGTCGGTGTTGCTGAGTTTATGGCCGCTCCGCCGACGGAATCCCCTCACCTGATGCCCGCCTTCTGGGATTCCCCGCTCAGTCACGGAATCAATGTGTTTGTGGGACTTGTTCTGTGCTTCACCATGCTGGGGCTGGGCTGCACGGTGGATGTCAGTCAGCTCGGAGAACATATCCGCCGACCCATCGGGGTGCTGCTGGCACTGGTGTGTCAGTTTGTTATCATGCCCTTGGTGGCCTTTCTGTTGGCTTTAGCCTTCTCTCTGGATGATGTGGCAGCGATGgctgtcctcctctgtggctgCTGCCCGGGAGGAAACTTATCAAACATCATGTCTCTGCTGGTGCACGGGGAGATGAATCTGAG cATCGTCATGACCATATCCTCCACTCTGCTGGCGCTCGTGCTGATGCCGCTGTGTCTGTGGATCTACAGCCGCGCCTGGATCAACACACCTGTGGTCAACCTCATGCCCTTCGGGGCCATCATCCTGACCCTGTGCAGCACCCTCATCCCCATCGGTTTAGGAGTGATGCTGAGGTACCGCTACACGCGCGTGGCCGACATTGTTTTAAAG GCCTCTCTGTGGTCTCTGCTGGTCACCCTCGTCATGCTGTTCATCCTCACCGGAGCAATGCTGGGGCCGGAGCTCCTGTCCACCATCCCGCCCTCTGTCTACGTGGTGGCCATCCTCATGCCTCTGTGCGGCTATGCTGCAGGCTACGGCCTGGCCGTGCTCTTTGACCTGCCTCCCAGCAGCCGCAGGTCTGTCTCCTTGGAGACAGGATGCCAGAACGTGCAGCTGTGCACCGCCATCCTGAAGCTGGCCTTCCCCCCTCAGCTGATGGGAGGGATGTACATGTTCCCTCTGCTGTACGCCCTGTTCCAAGCAGCCGAGGCTGGCATTTTCATCCTGGCCTACAAGATGTACAGGAAGAAAGTCCTGCACAAACCTGACCCCATGGCGGATGGTGAGGACATAACATATCAGCGGTTTCACGATGATGAGGACTTTGACACGTCCTATGGTGCCGTGACAGTGAGTGACCCAAACACCATCATGTTGGACCCCTGTCCCCCTGATCCAACTCCTGTTTAG